The genomic interval AAGCCACCAATTGACTGTCTTACTTCTCTCCGCTGCATACGCCATTTGATAGAATGCAGAGAGAAGGCTGTCTGTATCACGCCTTTTCAAAATTGAATTCCAGTACTGCTCCGAATTATTCATAGATTGAGCAGCATCCAGTGCCCTCATCTGTGCCGTACCTACACATTGCAAAGCAATCATCCCGTTTATTTCCGCATTTCCTGCCTTATCGAGGGCATTGTTGACCATATCCAAAACGTTTTGATGGATAGAATCATAATAATGGTCGCCGTCATTGTAATACCCACAGATATACGTGACAAATCTGGAATTTATCAGGGATTGAAATGATTTGCTTATGCTGTAATAAAAATAAAAATTGTTGTATGCAAGCCGGGCAGCCTTCAAAGAGTTCAAAGCGCTGTTTAGACTGCCCTCCACACGTGCTTTTGGATTGTCGTACCAGAAGCCGGTTGGCAGGGATGTGTTTTGGAGGAGCATCTCCGCTTTTTTATAGGATTCATTTGCCTCGTTTATAAGCCGCATGCTCAAAGGGCCCATAATTGACTCATAGTCCTCGGTAGTAATGGGCTGAGAAGATTTTTCCTCTGGAAACGTATGGCCCGTGAAATAATGGATGGCGGCATTTATGTCCTCCACTTCCACAACCTTTATTCCATAATTATTGCCTAGATAATCGGATACATTTATGGGCACCTTTCTCTGTACTATCTGGATAAATCCCCCTATATTTTTTGTTTCGGTTATTGTCCGGTAAACGATTCCTTGCCCCTTTGGTATTAAAAAGAAGGTAGCCCCCGCTTCTGCCGCCGCCTCGCCTTTCTCGAGTACGCCGCCAACGGGCCCTATACTTCCATCCGGGTTTATCATCCCGGTCATCACGACATCATTGCTTATGTTCCACCCCTCAAGCAGCGATATTGAAGCCACCGCCATAGCGCCGCCGGCAGATGCCCCTCCAACAATGGATGAGCGGGCATTAATGACAAAGGAAAAGTCGTATTGGGAAGCATCTATTCCATCTCTTTTTACGAGTTTAGATGCAACATCAACAGCAAGACGGGCAGAACCCTGCATATCAACCTCTGTCAGTGGGGAAGTAATGACATACACATTTCCGCTACCGTTCTGCATCGTGGCATTTATTTGGGTCAATACCCCTTTATATCCATCGCTGGTTTCTGTAACGGCGGGGGCAAAAATGGTAACATTCCTGTAATGCACCTCCTTACTCCACTCGCTAACCGGCATCGCACTCGCGACGGGAATGAGAGAAAATATCAACAGTAAACACAATATTTTATGCATCATACAGAAAGACGCATAGTGCGGTACAAAACTTAAACTTTTCCATACGACTGTCGAATTTTCTTTACTCTTTCCCATTGATGCCAAGTTGCGGAAGAATTTGTGCTGATGTTTGCACCTGACGGGAATACATGATGGCTATTGTATGTCCAACTCAAAAATTCTGATGAGCCGCCCCCCACCATTAAAGCAAAAAATTTATTTGTATGCGCTCCAAATCCATAATGGTGAAAAATCCATTCATCAAATGTCATATCAACCGGAATCCACCCATAACCAGGCATATAAATTTGTACCATCCTGTGAAATATATCGTCAACGTGAGGAACTCTTTCCCCAAGATATGTTCCCCCCTTATATCTCGCGGGAATACCGGCTGCTCTACAGAGCGCAATATAAGCAAAACAGTATTCTGAACACGAGCCATTTCCTCTTTCTAGTATTGTTGGTGCATCATCCCACCCTCCGGCCAATGCATAGTCGAGATGGTCAATAACATAGTCATGTAGTTTTATGGCTTTTATAAGGATATTTGTTTCGTTCGCAGCAACTTCATCTACAATGCTTTGAATGAGCGGATGGTAAATCTTATATTTTTCATCATCAGCAGTATATGCATAAAAAACATCTTCTGGTATATCCCCTTTCACAAGGGAAGACAAAAGAATATATCGAATATTGAAAATTTCTGCCTCTGCTGTCCATGAAAGCACTATCGTTTCTTTCGGATGTATAGTATAGGAATAGCAGGCAACTTTTTGTCCCCATCTGTCTCTTTTAAATTCATTCGGCTCTGGATTATATTCTATCTTTTTTATCTCCTGGTTTGCAAGTGATGGCGGAACCGCTAGATACGTAGTAATATTGATCGATGTATTTCTAT from Candidatus Thermoplasmatota archaeon carries:
- a CDS encoding transglutaminase-like domain-containing protein; translation: MKYKRYVAIIVALHFFLLLGFPIANDFVFQQKEVCINGENTCNAVGATSFIPFFRWGARDTVIEYKEEIVNNRNTSINITTYLAVPPSLANQEIKKIEYNPEPNEFKRDRWGQKVACYSYTIHPKETIVLSWTAEAEIFNIRYILLSSLVKGDIPEDVFYAYTADDEKYKIYHPLIQSIVDEVAANETNILIKAIKLHDYVIDHLDYALAGGWDDAPTILERGNGSCSEYCFAYIALCRAAGIPARYKGGTYLGERVPHVDDIFHRMVQIYMPGYGWIPVDMTFDEWIFHHYGFGAHTNKFFALMVGGGSSEFLSWTYNSHHVFPSGANISTNSSATWHQWERVKKIRQSYGKV
- a CDS encoding S16 family serine protease, whose protein sequence is MMHKILCLLLIFSLIPVASAMPVSEWSKEVHYRNVTIFAPAVTETSDGYKGVLTQINATMQNGSGNVYVITSPLTEVDMQGSARLAVDVASKLVKRDGIDASQYDFSFVINARSSIVGGASAGGAMAVASISLLEGWNISNDVVMTGMINPDGSIGPVGGVLEKGEAAAEAGATFFLIPKGQGIVYRTITETKNIGGFIQIVQRKVPINVSDYLGNNYGIKVVEVEDINAAIHYFTGHTFPEEKSSQPITTEDYESIMGPLSMRLINEANESYKKAEMLLQNTSLPTGFWYDNPKARVEGSLNSALNSLKAARLAYNNFYFYYSISKSFQSLINSRFVTYICGYYNDGDHYYDSIHQNVLDMVNNALDKAGNAEINGMIALQCVGTAQMRALDAAQSMNNSEQYWNSILKRRDTDSLLSAFYQMAYAAERSKTVNWWLSLSEQFNETGSVNQSWLREMASKYYGYASQINAYASILISESGASTDFVNNAQNLLTNARGEMNDYPAASLFNSLESTANANIAIEAIDGVDEDKVGRTSEMASYSIQETRNGGIEPVLAVSYYEFGRSMEEQSLNNAVMYYKYSYMISNLLRLGLDYNGRVHSSYIGLPSPESDDNNAMYVFIAAGLFVMGAVVGGAITSVYGSKKRKEEISYTGINSLEEKQFECPICGKTFSSRQGMRIHLGKVHK